The Carassius gibelio isolate Cgi1373 ecotype wild population from Czech Republic chromosome B9, carGib1.2-hapl.c, whole genome shotgun sequence genome includes a region encoding these proteins:
- the LOC127964663 gene encoding PWWP domain-containing DNA repair factor 3A-like → MIAADLLEAIRMSVPSILFIEDQERIDVIYTQMTSILDGTPTHTHSDQIRFIMDVPFPESIICALAVVKDVSILEAEEKFLRGPVIDASEWDHFDRRIKKQLKKSGKPLESHLQESCC, encoded by the exons atgatagcagcagaccttcttgaagcgatacggatgag TGTTCCATCAATATTGTTCATTGAAGATCAGGAGCGAATTGATGTTATCTACACTCAGATGACTTCAATTTTGGATGGCACACCTACACACACCCACAGTGACCAGATCAGATTCATTATGGATGTCCCTTTTCCAGAG tccatcatctgtgctcttgctgttgtgaaagatgtgtccatcttggaggctgaggagaaattccttcgaggacctgtcattgacgcaag tgagtgggatcactttgaccgcaggataaagaaacaattaaagaagagtggcaaaccattggagagtcatctacaggagtcatgctgttaa